In the Primulina tabacum isolate GXHZ01 chromosome 7, ASM2559414v2, whole genome shotgun sequence genome, TGTTTGGGTTTATATAATCATAACATTAACTATATTAgtatcataataattgtattGAATTATTCAGATATATTAAAccaattgtttttttaaaaaaagatggAGAAGTGATTTAATTAATAGAAGAAGCAGTATATTGAcgcaaattaattaaaatttaagtgAATAATAAGCATGCACTAAATTTACACCTTTGACATTTCCATCTCCGTATAGGGAGACTTTGTGCTTTGGAGGAAGAAGGGTTTCCATCTGAGAGAGATTTCCGGCGAAATATCCGGCGAAACAGTTGGCGGAGACATACGTGTGAGGTATTTTAGCTTCTTCAATGGCTTTTCTTACAATCATTTTTTCATCAAAAGTAACTCTTCCTGGCTCAAGGGCATGCTCCATTCGCGCAGGGTCCAAACcaaactccgaaggcaagaatCGCTGCAAATTAAATTATGTAATATTTGCATTCATTTTCGGAAAAttttttatatcttattaattattatattttcttaaaaataaaaataataaacacATCGGTTTTAATGACATGGTTGCTAAAAGTGAAGTTTTAGATATGAAACCGCTAATAATTAGATGTGATCGACAATTTGTCACCTTGATGTTTCCAGCTTCTTGAATGGCGTTAACGAGTTTCAGCTGCTGCAACAGATTGTGGCTCCTGAAATGCACGCCGGACATGGCGGAAACCACCACGTCCACTCGCTTCACCGCCTCCACCAAGCTACGGTGGTCGGAAAAGGATCCATCCACCAACTCCGCCCCCTGACGCTTGAACTCCAACATGAGCTGCAATTTGTCGATGTCAAGGCCGATCTCCGGACGCCGGAGGATGTAAGTAGGGTGGCCCTCCGCCAGGCTTGCCCTGACCAGCCTCTTTCCCATGTAACCTGTTCCACCCACGACAAGAACCCTACTTTTTGCCATATTTTAGATCTTTAtttattgttgttgttatatTTTTTTGAGCTTGATCGAAGACTCGGGAAACTGAGCAGTCGT is a window encoding:
- the LOC142551046 gene encoding isoflavone reductase homolog, encoding MAKSRVLVVGGTGYMGKRLVRASLAEGHPTYILRRPEIGLDIDKLQLMLEFKRQGAELVDGSFSDHRSLVEAVKRVDVVVSAMSGVHFRSHNLLQQLKLVNAIQEAGNIKRFLPSEFGLDPARMEHALEPGRVTFDEKMIVRKAIEEAKIPHTYVSANCFAGYFAGNLSQMETLLPPKHKVSLYGDGNVKAIYMDEDDIATYTIKSIDDPRTLNKTLYLRPPENILTQRELVEIWEKLTGETLEKINVSEEDFLAQLKGSDNFVMQVGMGHFYHIFYEGSLTNFEISENGEEASQLYPQVRYTRMREYLKRYL